One window of the Podospora pseudocomata strain CBS 415.72m chromosome 7, whole genome shotgun sequence genome contains the following:
- a CDS encoding hypothetical protein (EggNog:ENOG503NWRZ; COG:A; COG:B; COG:O): MAPVPMDLDDASPALRGLGGVNGPPTAPVTEVIANFRPTKLFSREDIEDNKSNPYILSIDFDDPGELCMTSESDRTIQIYNVKEGRHDKMLISKKYGVKLAKFTHTSSSVIYASTRENDAIRYLATHDSSFIRYFDGHEGAVTCLAMHPGTDNFISCSLDNTVRLWNTQTKNWTGTLYLNTPYLSAWDPSGQVFAVASPSSGSILLYDYRNYHKAPFSTFDLVKARGPTDPEMAFRGWTKLEFSNDGKHILLGSRGNGHFLLDSFDGSLKAFLRKPNGGTRRLAAGENDGGHVESSGECCFTPDGRYVLSGGKSDLLVWDTLMTPDSKQVLEPAHILEEKREAAVVAYNPRYNMIATADQELLFWLPDPPNS; the protein is encoded by the exons ATGGCGCCCGTACCGATGGACCTCGACGACGCGTCTCCTGCCTTGCGGGGTCTAGGTGGTGTGAATGGCCCTCCCACTGCACCAGTCACCGAGGTGATTGCAAACTTCAGGCCAACCAAGCTGTTCAGTCGTGAAGACATCGAGGACAACAAGTCGAATCCTTACATTCTCTCGATCGATTTCGACGACCCGGGTGAGCTTTGCATGACCTCTGAGAGCGATAGGACGATTCAGATCTACAATGTCAAAGAGGGTCGACATGACAAGATGCTCATCAGCAAGAAGTATGGTGTGAAGCTTGCCAAGTTCACCCACACAAGTTCAAGTGTCATTTACGCCAGTACTCGCGAAAATG ACGCGATCAGATATCTCGCAACCCACGACAGCTCCTTCATCCGCTACTTTGACGGCCACGAAGGCGCCGTGACCTGTCTCGCCATGCACCCGGGCACCGACAACTTTATCTCCTGCAGCCTTGACAACACGGTTAGGTTATGGAACACCCAAACCAAGAACTGGACTGGTACACTCTATCTCAACACCCCCTACCTGTCGGCGTGGGACCCGTCGGGCCAGGTGTTCGCGGTTGCTAGCCCTAGTAGCGGAAGCATTCTCCTCTACGACTATCGCAACTACCATAAAGCGCCGTTCTCGACGTTCGACCTCGTCAAAGCCAGAGGGCCCACCGATCCAGAAATGGCTTTTAGGGGATGGACGAAGCTGGAGTTCTCCAACGACGGGAAGCACATCCTTCTTGGGTCGCGAGGCAACGGCCATTTCCTGCTGGACTCGTTTGACGGCAGCCTCAAAGCCTTCCTTAGGAAGCCCAACGGTGGTACAAGACGGCTTGCCGCCGGCGAGAACGACGGCGGACACGTGGAAAGCAGCGGCGAGTGCTGCTTCACCCCTGACGGTCGCTATGTCTTGAGCGGTGGAAAATCAGACTTGTTGGTCTGGGACACGCTCATGACACCAGACTCGAAGCAAGTTTTAGAGCCGGCGCATATtttggaagagaagagagaggcaGCCGTGGTGGCGTACAACCCGCGGTACAACATGATTGCGACGGCAGACCAGGAGCTGCTGTTTTGGCTTCCAGACCCCCCCAATTCGTAG
- a CDS encoding hypothetical protein (EggNog:ENOG503P556; COG:S) produces the protein MPYYSKSEDWLHHSSLLLAARPTTTRISTNYHLSPARRTPKSATPERVVEDEKRGKRGHLVITTFDPKSGVSLKYKTSKAQEVGRLVQMLGTLAGRAAGREEERGVKKEEGDVEMGEAAADGGAGEGQGSGIAMPVVAAAEKQVPQVGGAGGGGGKKKKKGKR, from the exons ATGCCCTACTACTCCAAATCAGAAGACTGGCTGCAtcactcctccctcttgcTCGCCGCTCGACCTACCACC ACAAGAATATCAACAAAttaccacctctcccccgcccGCCGAACCCCCAAGTCTGCCACGCCCGAGCGGGTagttgaggatgagaagagggGAAAGAGGGGACACTTGGTGATCACGACGTTTGACCCAAAGAGCGGGGTTAGTCTCAAGTACAAGACTAGCAAGGCgcaggaggtggggaggttggtgcaGATGCTTGGAACgttggcggggagggcggctgggagggaggaagaaaggggggtgaagaaggaggagggggatgtggagatgggggaggcggcggcggacgggggagctggggagggaCAGGGGAGTGGGATTGCTATGCCggttgtggctgctgctgagaagcAAGTACCGCaggtgggaggggcaggtggtggtggggggaagaagaagaagaaggggaagaggtaa
- a CDS encoding hypothetical protein (EggNog:ENOG503P53B; COG:S), which yields MNVAIKILEKKALKKLGKDKTNTNSENPYLEKVPVYKNGKVAKYKTQERPIPQGLSKNDAKILRKIRRRAYRWDMGFSCCCIPIRFGWSAIIGLIPVIGDFADFLMALALIKKASKVDGGLPKRLYGMMFTNIMLDLAIGFIPLIGDIADVFYRANTKNAWLLDAFLTEKAKALQAGVVQDPETGSIVEMPDELAGAEGDRDVETGVTRTGTIPSLATPAAVTPAHSGRQTGDMTAAPQSAPVAPVRNLTPPRAPIGGGLPGRQITPKDPRDNRGKAGRR from the exons ATGAACGTGGCCATCAAAatcctggagaagaaggcactcaagaagctggggaaGGACAAGACAAATACCAACTCGGAGAACCCTTACCTCGAAAAAGTCCCGGTCTACAAGAACGGCAAGGTCGCAAAGTACAAGACTCAGGAAAGACCTATTCCCCAAGGGCTTTCCAAGAATGACGCCAAGATTCTCAGAAAGATCCGCCGAAGAGCCTATCGTTGGGACATGGGGTTCAGTTGTTGCTGCATCCCCATCCGGTTCGGCTGGTCCGCCATCATCGGTTTGATTCCTGT CATTGGCGACTTTGCAGATTTCCTCATGGCTCTTGctctcatcaagaaggcctcAAAGGTCGATGGTGGTCTTCCCAAGCGTCTGTATGGCATGATGTTCACCAACATCATGCTCGATCTGGCAATCGGTTTTATCCCTCTCATTGGCGACATCGCGGACGTATTCTACCGAGCCAACACGAAGAATGCCTGGCTGCTCGACGCTTTCTTGAcggaaaaggcaaaggcacTCCAGGCTGGTGTCGTTCAGGATCCAGAGACGGGCAGTATTGTCGAGATGCCGGACGAACTTGCAGGGGCCGAGGGGGATCGGGATGTCGAAACCGGGGTCACAAGAACGGGTACGATACCATCGCTTGCCACTCCAGCCGCCGTAACGCCGGCACACTCTGGACGGCAGACAGGGGACATGACAGCGGCCCCGCAAAGTGCACCGGTAGCTCCCGTGAGGAATCTTACACCACCGCGAGCTCCGATCGGGGGAGGCCTTCCGGGTCGTCAGATTACACCAAAGGACCCCAGAGACAATCGTGGGAAGGCTGGTCGGAGATAG
- the RNR2 gene encoding Ribonucleotide-diphosphate reductase (RNR), small subunit (COG:F; EggNog:ENOG503NW0V), which yields MAAEITPSKQAASAIDAFKMESPVKKLNFAPSDKENKPFDADLTTLEAEMDAKFENKKEEIKTVAAPEPKQELLDEPLLTENPQRFVLFPIKYHEVWQMYKKAEASFWTAEEIDLSKDLHDWSNKLNDDEKFFISHILAFFAASDGIVNENLVERFSAEVQIPEARCFYGFQIMMENIHSETYSLLIDTYIKEPSQRTYLFNAIDTIPCIRKKADWALRWISDKDASFAQRLVAFAAVEGIFFSGAFASIFWLKKRGLMPGLTFSNELISRDEGLHTDFACLLFSHLNNRPSKQLVEDIIRDAVTIEQEFLTEALPCALLGMNSNLMKQYIEFVADRLLVALGNDKIYRSTNPFDFMENISLGGKTNFFEKRVGEYQKAGVMNSTKKFEESAEESKNENGGDFAFDEDF from the exons ATGGCCGCCGAAATCACACCTTCCAAGCAG GCTGCTTCCGCCATTGACGCCTTCAAGATGGAGTCTCccgtcaagaagctcaactTTGCCCCATCCGACAAGGAAAACAAGCCCTTCGATGccgacctcaccaccctcgaggccgagatggatgCCAAGTTtgagaacaagaaggaggagatcaagacaGTCGCTGCCCCAGAACCAAAGCAAGAGCTCCTCGATGAGCCGCTCCTCACCGAGAACCCTCAGCGCTTTGTCTTGTTCCCCATCAAGTACCATGAG GTCTGGCAAATGtacaagaaggccgaggcttCCTTCTGGACTGCTGAGGAGATCGATCTCTCCAAGGATCTCCACGACTGGAGCAACAAGCTCAACGATGACGAGAAGTTCTTCATCTCCCacatcctcgccttcttcgccgcctccGATGGTATCGTCAATGAGAACCTTGTCGAGCGTTTCAGTGCCGAGGTCCAGATTCCCGAGGCCCGCTGCTTCTACGGCTTCCAGATCATGATGGAGAACATCCACTCCGAGACCTACTCCCTTCTCATTGATACCTACATCAAGGAGCCATCTCAGCGCACCTACCTCTTCAATGCCATCGACACCATTCCCTGCATCCGCAAGAAGGCCGACTGGGCCCTTCGGTGGATCTCCGACAAGGATGCCTCCTTCGCCCAGCGACTTGTTGCCTtcgctgctgttgagggtaTCTTCTTCAGTGGTGCTTTCGCCTCCATATTCTGGCTCAAGAAGCGCGGCCTCATGCCTGGtctcaccttctccaacgaGCTCATCTCCCGTGATGAGGGTCTCCACACCGACTTTGCCTGCCTTCTGTTCTCTcacctcaacaacagacCCAGCAAGCAGCTCGTCGAGGACATCATCCGCGATGCCGTCACCATTGAGCAGGAGTTCCTCACCGAGGCTCTTCCCTGCGCCCTGCTCGGCATGAACTCGAACCTCATGAAGCAGTACATCGAGTTCGTCGCTGACCGTCTCCTTGTCGCCCTTGGCAACGACAAGATCTACcgctccaccaaccccttcgACTTCATGGAGAACATCTCCCTCGGCGGCAAGACCAACTTCTTCGAGAAGCGTGTCGGCGAGTACCAGAAGGCCGGTGTCATGAACAGCACCAAGAAGTTTGAGGAGTCTGCTGAGGAGAGCAAGAACGAGAACGGCGGCGACTTTGCCTTTGACGAGGACTTTTGA